One Candidatus Methylomirabilota bacterium DNA window includes the following coding sequences:
- the cysE gene encoding serine O-acetyltransferase: MFEQMRRDVRTVLERDPAARSPLEVVLCCPGVHAIWFHRLAHPLWKAGWHTPARFLSHVSRFLTGVEVHPAAVLGPGLFIDHGMGVVIGETAEVGENVSILQGVTLGGTSTKREKRHPTLGDNVVVGAGAKIIGGFRIGKGSRIGAGSVVVREVPENSVVVGVPGRVTFRDGARSGIDLNQSDLPDPLARTLEQMVERIHALEAEIESLRQALKETSRT; encoded by the coding sequence ATGTTCGAGCAGATGCGGCGTGACGTCCGGACGGTGCTGGAGCGCGATCCCGCGGCGCGGTCGCCGCTGGAGGTCGTGCTCTGCTGTCCCGGCGTGCATGCCATCTGGTTCCACCGCCTCGCGCATCCCCTCTGGAAGGCCGGGTGGCACACGCCGGCGCGCTTCCTCTCCCACGTCAGTCGCTTCTTGACCGGGGTGGAGGTTCACCCCGCGGCCGTCCTCGGGCCCGGGCTCTTCATCGACCACGGCATGGGGGTGGTCATCGGCGAGACGGCGGAGGTGGGAGAGAACGTGTCGATCCTGCAGGGGGTGACGCTGGGGGGCACGAGCACCAAGCGCGAGAAGCGCCACCCCACCCTCGGCGACAACGTGGTGGTGGGCGCGGGCGCCAAGATCATCGGCGGGTTCCGCATCGGCAAGGGAAGCCGGATCGGAGCCGGCTCCGTCGTGGTGCGGGAGGTGCCCGAGAACTCGGTTGTGGTCGGGGTGCCGGGACGCGTAACATTCCGGGACGGGGCCCGATCCGGCATCGACCTGAATCAGAGCGACCTGCCGGACCCATTGGCCCGCACCCTCGAGCAGATGGTGGAGCGCATCCACGCCCTCGAGGCCGAGATCGAGTCGCTCAGGCAGGCACTCAAGGAGACCTCGCGCACGTGA
- a CDS encoding biotin/lipoyl-binding carrier protein, producing the protein MPEDVKAHITGVVFQITSKVGDAVAAGDPVIVLESMKMEIPVEAPRAGKVKEIKVAEGQTVQEGETVAVLD; encoded by the coding sequence ATGCCTGAGGACGTCAAGGCGCACATCACGGGCGTGGTCTTCCAGATCACGAGCAAGGTCGGCGACGCCGTGGCGGCCGGCGACCCCGTCATCGTGCTGGAGTCCATGAAGATGGAGATTCCGGTGGAGGCGCCCAGAGCCGGCAAGGTGAAGGAGATCAAGGTCGCCGAGGGACAGACCGTGCAGGAAGGCGAGACCGTCGCCGTCCTCGACTAG
- a CDS encoding acetyl-CoA carboxylase biotin carboxylase subunit → MLESVLIANRGEIARRVIRACRALGVRSIAVYSEADAGWPHVTDADEAVLIGSAPARESYLDAQRILEAARQSGARAIHPGYGFLSENWRFAKACEEAGLVWIGPPWQVIQHMGDKVGARREMLRAGVPVVPGSKGPVGSVDEARRIALEIGYPVMLKAAAGGGGIGMVRVAEEAALAAAYATAERRTQAAFGSPALFVERYLSQPRHVEVQIFGDAHGRIVHLHERECSIQRRHQKLVEESPAPNLAPGLKERLVAAALTGAGSVGYANAGTVEFIVEDAEFYFLEMNTRLQVEHPVTEEVTGLDLVQEQLKVASGAPLSWRQEDIVQRGASIECRIYAEDPARNFMPSPGLISRWVPPEGPGLRLESGVAEGCQVSVHYDPLLAKLVATGATRAEARARMEAALGAFVIEGVKTAIPFHLRVMRSAEFREGRVHTQLVEQGAFNA, encoded by the coding sequence GTGCTCGAGAGCGTCCTCATCGCCAATCGCGGCGAGATCGCTCGCCGCGTGATCCGCGCCTGCCGTGCCCTCGGGGTCAGATCTATTGCCGTCTACTCCGAAGCCGATGCCGGCTGGCCGCATGTCACCGACGCCGACGAGGCCGTGCTCATTGGGTCCGCGCCCGCGCGCGAAAGCTATCTCGACGCGCAGCGCATCCTGGAGGCCGCCCGCCAGAGTGGCGCCCGGGCCATCCATCCGGGCTATGGCTTTCTCTCCGAGAACTGGCGCTTCGCCAAGGCCTGTGAGGAGGCCGGTCTCGTCTGGATCGGACCGCCCTGGCAAGTCATCCAGCACATGGGAGACAAGGTGGGCGCCCGGCGCGAGATGCTGAGGGCCGGCGTTCCCGTGGTGCCGGGCAGCAAGGGACCGGTCGGCTCCGTGGACGAAGCGCGACGGATCGCCCTCGAGATCGGCTACCCGGTCATGCTGAAGGCGGCGGCGGGCGGTGGCGGCATCGGCATGGTGAGAGTGGCCGAGGAGGCCGCCCTCGCCGCCGCCTACGCGACGGCGGAGCGCAGGACCCAGGCGGCCTTTGGCTCGCCCGCCCTCTTCGTCGAGCGCTATCTCAGCCAGCCCCGCCATGTCGAAGTCCAGATCTTCGGTGACGCCCACGGACGGATCGTGCATCTCCACGAGCGCGAGTGCTCCATCCAGCGCCGGCACCAGAAGCTGGTCGAGGAGAGTCCAGCCCCCAACCTGGCGCCTGGCCTCAAGGAGCGGCTCGTCGCGGCCGCCCTCACGGGCGCCGGGTCGGTCGGGTACGCCAATGCGGGCACCGTGGAGTTCATCGTCGAGGACGCGGAGTTCTACTTCCTCGAGATGAATACCCGGCTGCAGGTCGAGCACCCCGTGACGGAGGAAGTGACGGGGCTCGATCTCGTCCAGGAGCAGCTGAAGGTCGCCTCCGGAGCACCCCTGTCGTGGCGCCAGGAGGACATCGTCCAGCGCGGCGCGAGCATCGAGTGCCGCATATACGCCGAGGACCCGGCCCGGAACTTCATGCCCTCGCCGGGGCTCATCAGCCGCTGGGTGCCGCCCGAGGGCCCCGGCCTCCGGCTCGAAAGCGGGGTCGCCGAAGGCTGCCAGGTTTCGGTACACTACGACCCGCTGCTGGCCAAGCTGGTCGCCACGGGCGCCACGCGGGCGGAGGCGAGGGCCCGCATGGAGGCGGCCCTCGGGGCTTTCGTGATCGAGGGCGTCAAGACCGCGATCCCGTTCCATCTGCGGGTCATGCGGAGCGCCGAGTTTCGCGAGGGGCGCGTGCATACCCAACTCGTCGAGCAAGGAGCGTTCAATGCCTGA
- a CDS encoding ornithine cyclodeaminase family protein: protein MLILTKGQVRELLDLDALVEAIAAAMVDATAGLASMPQRIAALVPDQEGIVAVMPAFLPSAKALAVKLVSLFPRNAGSALPTHQGVIVAFDPATGTPLALMDAIYITAARTAAGSALATRLLARPDAAVLALLGSGVQARSHARAIPRVRPIREIRIASRNRIAVERLAEELRDELKIPVRAAGSYQEAMEGADIVAATTHAAEPVVRREWLAPGMHVNSVGFNREGREVDGNTVRDALVVVETRAAALAPYPSGANDLLWAVRDGLIDADHVHAELGELVTGRQPGRTSRDQITLYKSGGVAVQDVAAAALVLREARARGVGHEVPL from the coding sequence ATGCTGATCCTGACGAAGGGCCAGGTCCGCGAGCTGCTCGACCTCGATGCCCTCGTGGAGGCGATTGCGGCCGCCATGGTCGACGCCACCGCGGGCCTCGCCTCCATGCCCCAGCGCATCGCGGCGCTGGTGCCCGATCAGGAGGGGATCGTGGCGGTCATGCCCGCCTTTCTCCCCTCCGCGAAGGCCCTGGCCGTCAAGCTCGTCTCCCTCTTCCCACGCAATGCCGGCTCCGCGCTACCCACCCACCAGGGGGTGATCGTCGCGTTCGATCCCGCCACCGGCACCCCCCTCGCCCTCATGGACGCCATCTACATCACGGCGGCGCGGACAGCGGCGGGCTCGGCGCTGGCCACGCGGCTCCTGGCGCGTCCGGACGCGGCCGTGCTGGCCCTGCTGGGCAGCGGCGTCCAGGCCCGAAGCCATGCGCGGGCTATTCCACGGGTGCGGCCCATTCGAGAGATCCGTATCGCCAGCCGGAATCGAATCGCCGTCGAGCGCCTGGCCGAGGAGCTCAGAGATGAGTTGAAAATCCCGGTGCGCGCCGCGGGCTCGTACCAAGAGGCGATGGAGGGGGCGGATATCGTGGCGGCGACCACGCATGCCGCGGAGCCCGTGGTGCGGCGGGAATGGCTCGCCCCCGGCATGCACGTCAACTCGGTCGGCTTCAACCGGGAAGGACGAGAGGTCGACGGGAACACCGTGCGAGACGCCCTCGTCGTGGTGGAGACGAGAGCGGCCGCCCTTGCTCCCTATCCGAGCGGGGCCAATGATCTGCTCTGGGCCGTCCGGGATGGGCTCATCGATGCCGACCACGTTCACGCCGAGCTCGGCGAGCTCGTGACCGGGCGGCAGCCCGGGCGTACCTCCCGTGATCAGATCACGCTCTACAAGTCGGGAGGCGTGGCCGTGCAGGACGTGGCCGCCGCCGCCCTCGTGCTGCGCGAGGCGCGCGCGCGGGGCGTCGGCCACGAGGTGCCCCTCTAA
- a CDS encoding HDIG domain-containing protein: MLDRAAAWLLLTEFTPSDNLRKHALAVEAAMRAYATRYAEDVEAWGVAGMLHDFDYEMHPAAPQHPMKGAEILLARGAAPEIVRAILAHADYSGYPRLSLLERGLYACDELSGFITACALVRPGRVIAGLEPGSVRKKLKDKGFARTVNRQDVYRGAEELGVDLDEHIAFVISALTAVAPRIGLAGGPS, from the coding sequence ATGCTGGATCGCGCCGCCGCGTGGTTGCTCCTCACCGAGTTCACCCCGTCGGACAATCTCCGCAAGCATGCCTTGGCCGTCGAGGCGGCCATGCGCGCGTATGCCACCCGTTATGCCGAGGACGTGGAGGCCTGGGGCGTGGCGGGCATGCTCCACGATTTCGACTACGAGATGCATCCGGCGGCTCCCCAGCATCCCATGAAGGGCGCCGAGATCCTGCTCGCGAGAGGGGCGGCTCCCGAGATCGTGCGCGCCATCCTGGCCCATGCCGACTACTCCGGCTACCCCCGCCTCTCGCTCCTCGAGCGGGGCCTCTACGCGTGTGACGAGCTCTCGGGCTTCATCACGGCCTGCGCTCTCGTCCGCCCGGGGAGGGTCATTGCCGGCCTCGAGCCGGGCTCGGTCAGGAAGAAGCTCAAGGACAAGGGCTTCGCGCGCACGGTCAATCGGCAGGACGTCTATCGCGGCGCGGAGGAGCTGGGCGTCGACCTCGACGAGCACATCGCCTTCGTCATCTCCGCCTTGACCGCGGTGGCCCCCCGCATCGGCCTCGCGGGCGGTCCTTCGTAG
- a CDS encoding helix-turn-helix domain-containing protein, whose translation MIPKDTMTVAEASTYLSMDAATLERLAVERRIPALEQDGQWLFSKKSVDKWRARSGAAGSP comes from the coding sequence GTGATTCCCAAAGACACGATGACGGTGGCCGAAGCCTCGACCTATCTGTCCATGGATGCCGCCACCCTCGAGCGCCTGGCCGTGGAGCGGCGCATCCCGGCCCTCGAGCAAGACGGGCAGTGGCTGTTCTCGAAGAAGTCGGTGGACAAGTGGCGCGCCCGGAGCGGGGCGGCCGGGTCGCCGTAA
- the dinB gene encoding DNA polymerase IV: protein MGHRADPRTIVHVDMDAFYASVEQRDRPELRGLPVIVGADPRGRGVVSAASYEARRFGVHSAMPISRAYRLCPEGAYLPVDMDKYARVSTEIMDILAEFTPLVEPLSIDEAFLDVSASGALWGDGAAIGRQIKSKIASRVRLTASVGVASNKFVAKVASELEKPDGLVVVAPGTEAEFLSPLPVGRLWGVGKVAGAELHALGILTIGQLAQTPAPHLAARFGRHGPDLLQLARGLDDRPVEPAAPPKSMGAEETFERDTRDVEHLRATLRGQSERVARELRAGGYAGRTVTLKLRFADFSTITRAQTGDATQDGLAIYRRVETLFSRVRLAQAVRLIGVSVSMLGSAGRGQLSLLEPNVARTERLARAVDNLAARFGEEAVRPASLVPRRRKPRQAEPSE, encoded by the coding sequence GTGGGCCACCGGGCCGACCCCCGCACCATCGTGCACGTGGACATGGACGCCTTCTATGCGTCCGTGGAGCAGCGTGATCGGCCCGAGCTTCGCGGCCTCCCCGTCATCGTCGGCGCGGACCCGCGTGGGCGCGGCGTGGTCTCCGCGGCCTCGTACGAGGCCCGGCGCTTCGGCGTGCACTCGGCCATGCCGATCAGCCGGGCCTACCGGCTGTGTCCCGAGGGCGCCTACCTCCCCGTGGACATGGACAAGTATGCCCGCGTGTCCACGGAGATCATGGACATCCTTGCCGAGTTCACTCCGCTCGTCGAGCCGCTCTCGATCGACGAGGCCTTCCTGGACGTGAGTGCGAGCGGCGCCCTCTGGGGTGACGGCGCGGCCATCGGGCGACAGATCAAGTCGAAGATCGCCTCGCGAGTGAGGCTCACGGCCTCCGTCGGAGTCGCCTCCAACAAGTTCGTGGCCAAGGTCGCCTCGGAGCTTGAGAAGCCCGATGGGCTCGTGGTGGTGGCCCCGGGCACGGAGGCGGAGTTCCTGTCACCGCTGCCCGTGGGCAGGCTCTGGGGAGTGGGGAAGGTCGCGGGAGCCGAGCTTCACGCCTTGGGCATCCTCACCATCGGCCAGCTCGCTCAGACGCCCGCCCCCCACCTGGCCGCGCGCTTCGGCCGGCACGGGCCCGATCTCCTTCAGCTGGCGCGAGGCCTCGACGATCGGCCCGTGGAGCCCGCCGCGCCGCCCAAGTCCATGGGCGCCGAGGAGACCTTCGAGCGGGATACGCGCGACGTCGAGCACCTTCGCGCGACGCTGCGGGGCCAGAGCGAGCGCGTGGCCCGCGAGCTCAGAGCCGGCGGCTATGCCGGGCGGACGGTGACCCTCAAGCTCCGCTTCGCCGACTTCTCGACCATCACGCGCGCGCAGACGGGTGACGCGACCCAGGATGGCCTCGCCATCTACCGCCGGGTCGAGACGCTCTTCTCCCGTGTGCGCCTGGCGCAGGCCGTCCGGCTCATCGGCGTCTCCGTCTCGATGCTGGGATCCGCGGGCCGCGGACAGCTCTCTCTTCTGGAGCCCAACGTGGCGCGCACGGAGCGCCTCGCCCGCGCCGTGGATAACCTGGCCGCGCGCTTCGGCGAGGAAGCCGTCCGTCCCGCCAGTCTCGTCCCGAGACGGCGGAAGCCCCGGCAGGCCGAGCCCTCCGAGTGA
- a CDS encoding DinB family protein has product MELELVRGSWNYHWWGNRKLFDIVSGLGEEIAARELGTQFSFPTLKGMLAHIHGADRIWLERWMGKKPVKLLGDGDFASLADLRKRWDDLEAEQHDFVDALTPSELQRVVVHTGLDGKVTFRQPLWELLQHVVNHATHHRSELATMITMVKGSPPSTDMVIYYRIASGQLQP; this is encoded by the coding sequence ATGGAGCTCGAGCTGGTGCGGGGCAGCTGGAACTATCACTGGTGGGGGAACCGCAAGCTCTTCGACATCGTCTCGGGTCTCGGCGAGGAGATCGCGGCCCGGGAGCTCGGCACCCAGTTTAGCTTTCCTACTCTCAAGGGCATGCTCGCGCACATCCACGGGGCCGACAGGATCTGGCTCGAGCGCTGGATGGGAAAGAAGCCGGTGAAGTTGCTGGGCGACGGAGACTTCGCGAGCCTGGCCGATCTCCGCAAGCGCTGGGATGACCTCGAGGCCGAGCAGCACGACTTCGTCGACGCGCTGACTCCCTCCGAGCTCCAGCGCGTGGTCGTCCACACGGGCCTCGACGGCAAGGTGACCTTCCGCCAGCCCCTCTGGGAGCTCCTGCAGCACGTGGTCAACCATGCCACCCACCACCGGAGCGAGCTCGCGACCATGATCACCATGGTCAAGGGCTCACCGCCGTCCACCGACATGGTCATCTACTACCGCATCGCCTCGGGCCAGCTGCAGCCCTGA
- a CDS encoding DUF455 family protein — translation MERQIAFDKLAREDRMVRMRAREVAESKISQGLPPFPELSSRDSIKERAHGILVGEMQAMEGAGRTVYDFPDAPWEFSMDMARQVWDESRHVEIYIRLLEHLDGYIGEFPETTILWRCACAEDAAARVAGVNRGLEGLACDVFNQLVYIGKKIGDPILERAVDFVLADEITHVRMGSKWLTKLTEGDPERRRKAIEFQETIDERFNLGGARQLGDHEVVPISIATEARKLAGFTDEEIERLIKSTQRSQVY, via the coding sequence ATGGAGCGTCAGATCGCGTTCGACAAGCTAGCCCGCGAGGACCGCATGGTTCGCATGCGGGCGCGGGAAGTCGCGGAGAGCAAGATCAGCCAGGGCCTGCCCCCGTTTCCCGAGCTCTCGAGCCGCGACTCGATCAAGGAGCGGGCCCACGGCATCCTGGTGGGCGAGATGCAGGCCATGGAGGGCGCCGGCCGCACCGTCTACGATTTCCCCGACGCGCCGTGGGAGTTCAGCATGGACATGGCGCGCCAGGTCTGGGACGAGTCCCGCCACGTCGAGATCTACATCCGCCTGCTCGAGCACCTTGACGGCTATATCGGCGAGTTCCCCGAGACGACCATATTGTGGCGCTGCGCCTGCGCGGAAGACGCCGCGGCCCGCGTGGCCGGCGTCAACCGCGGTCTCGAGGGCCTGGCCTGCGACGTGTTCAACCAGCTCGTCTATATCGGCAAGAAGATCGGCGATCCCATTCTGGAGCGCGCGGTGGACTTCGTCCTCGCCGACGAGATCACCCATGTACGCATGGGCTCGAAGTGGCTGACCAAGCTCACCGAGGGCGATCCGGAGCGGCGCCGCAAGGCCATCGAGTTCCAGGAGACGATCGACGAGCGGTTCAACCTGGGCGGGGCCCGTCAGCTCGGGGACCACGAGGTGGTGCCCATCTCCATCGCCACCGAGGCCCGCAAGCTCGCGGGCTTCACGGACGAAGAGATCGAGCGGCTGATCAAGTCGACCCAGCGCTCGCAGGTCTACTAG
- a CDS encoding LLM class F420-dependent oxidoreductase produces MNIGVCMFFTDYAIRIDELAREAEARGFESLWVPEHTHIPTSRRTPFPGGTQLPKEYWHTFDPFVSLMAAAAATKRLRIGTGICLVIERDTIITAKEVASLDALSGGRFEFGIGGGWNAEEMENHGTVFAARFKKLREQVLAMKEIWTKDEPEFHGKFVNFDKIWSWPKPAQKPHPPVLLGGESAYTLQRVVDFCDGWFPRGRAAEIIMPALKDLGERAAKAGRDMKTISVSVFGAKPDEATLETYAQAGITRAILRLPPEGRDTVLPLLDQWSKFIKK; encoded by the coding sequence ATGAACATCGGCGTGTGCATGTTCTTCACCGACTACGCGATCCGCATCGACGAGCTCGCCCGCGAGGCGGAGGCGCGCGGCTTCGAATCGCTCTGGGTGCCCGAGCATACCCATATCCCGACGAGTCGCCGGACTCCTTTCCCCGGGGGGACCCAGCTTCCCAAGGAGTACTGGCACACCTTCGATCCCTTCGTCTCGCTCATGGCTGCCGCCGCCGCGACCAAGCGCCTCCGGATCGGCACGGGCATCTGCCTCGTCATCGAGCGCGACACCATCATCACGGCCAAGGAGGTGGCGAGCCTCGACGCGCTGTCGGGTGGGCGCTTCGAGTTCGGCATCGGGGGCGGGTGGAACGCCGAGGAGATGGAGAACCACGGCACCGTCTTCGCCGCGCGCTTCAAGAAGCTGCGCGAGCAGGTGCTGGCCATGAAGGAGATCTGGACCAAGGACGAGCCCGAATTCCACGGAAAGTTCGTCAACTTCGACAAGATCTGGTCCTGGCCGAAGCCCGCGCAGAAGCCCCACCCGCCCGTGCTCCTGGGGGGCGAGAGCGCGTATACGCTCCAGCGGGTCGTCGACTTCTGCGACGGGTGGTTTCCGCGCGGCCGGGCCGCCGAGATCATCATGCCCGCCCTCAAGGACCTGGGCGAGCGCGCGGCCAAGGCAGGGCGCGACATGAAGACTATTTCCGTATCGGTCTTCGGAGCCAAGCCAGACGAGGCGACGCTCGAGACCTATGCGCAGGCGGGCATCACGCGGGCCATCTTGCGGCTGCCCCCGGAGGGTCGGGACACCGTGCTTCCGCTCCTCGACCAGTGGAGCAAGTTCATCAAGAAGTAG
- a CDS encoding acyl-CoA carboxylase subunit beta: protein MKELVDELRARRERALAMGGAAAIAQQRASGKLTVRERVERLFDPDSFLEIGLLATHANISPAMKGRETPADGVVTGFGKVNGRPASLIAYDFTVMAGSMGRTAEVKCNRAREIALTKRMPMIWLIDSAGARIQEAIGSTFAQSGFLFREESIMSGVVPMVAAMMGPGAAGTAYIPALSDFVPMVKGTSHMALGGPPLVKAVVGEDITAEELGGSRVHTEISGVADLEVADDAACIDAIKEYLSYFPTSNLERPPVVASDDPAARMEEALLSIVPDSPRRAYDMKKVIAAIVDRGHFFEIKPAWAKNLITCLARMGGRPVGMVANQPMVLGGALDVDSADKAARFIMLCDAFHIPLVFLQDVPGFMVGSQVEKQGIIRHGAKMLYAVSEATVPKVTVVIRKAYGAGYFVMCGKAYEPDLIVAWPTAEISVMGPEGGTSIIFRKEIAAAANPDEERARRVEEFRQLINPYIAAGGAFIDDVIDPRETRPVIIRALEMAATKKVERPWKKHGVMPV from the coding sequence ATGAAGGAGCTCGTAGACGAGCTTCGGGCGCGGCGTGAACGCGCGCTCGCCATGGGCGGCGCCGCGGCCATCGCCCAGCAGCGGGCCTCCGGCAAGTTGACGGTGCGGGAGCGGGTCGAGCGGCTCTTCGATCCCGATTCCTTCCTCGAGATCGGTCTCCTGGCCACCCACGCGAATATCTCGCCCGCCATGAAGGGCAGGGAGACGCCGGCGGATGGCGTGGTCACGGGCTTCGGCAAGGTCAACGGGCGGCCGGCCTCGTTGATCGCCTATGACTTCACGGTAATGGCGGGCTCCATGGGGCGCACGGCCGAGGTCAAATGCAACCGCGCCCGCGAGATCGCGCTCACCAAGCGAATGCCCATGATCTGGCTCATCGACTCGGCGGGCGCGCGCATCCAGGAAGCCATCGGCTCGACCTTCGCCCAGTCCGGGTTCCTCTTTCGCGAAGAATCCATCATGTCGGGTGTGGTGCCCATGGTGGCGGCCATGATGGGCCCAGGGGCGGCGGGCACCGCCTATATCCCCGCCCTCTCCGACTTCGTGCCCATGGTCAAGGGCACGAGCCACATGGCCCTCGGCGGCCCGCCTCTCGTCAAGGCGGTGGTCGGCGAGGACATCACGGCCGAGGAGCTGGGCGGCTCCAGGGTCCACACGGAGATCTCCGGCGTGGCCGACCTCGAGGTGGCCGATGACGCGGCCTGCATCGACGCCATCAAGGAATACCTCTCCTATTTCCCGACCTCGAACCTCGAGCGGCCGCCCGTGGTGGCCAGCGACGATCCGGCGGCCCGGATGGAGGAGGCGCTCCTCTCCATCGTGCCCGACAGCCCCCGCCGCGCCTATGACATGAAGAAGGTGATCGCGGCTATCGTGGACCGCGGTCACTTCTTCGAGATCAAGCCGGCCTGGGCCAAGAACCTGATCACGTGCCTGGCCCGCATGGGCGGCCGGCCCGTGGGCATGGTGGCCAACCAGCCCATGGTCCTGGGCGGCGCCCTCGATGTGGACTCGGCCGACAAGGCCGCGCGCTTCATCATGCTGTGCGACGCCTTTCACATCCCGCTCGTGTTCCTGCAGGACGTGCCGGGCTTCATGGTCGGCTCCCAGGTCGAGAAGCAGGGCATCATCCGCCACGGCGCCAAGATGCTCTACGCGGTCAGCGAGGCCACGGTGCCCAAGGTGACGGTGGTGATCCGCAAGGCCTATGGCGCGGGCTACTTCGTCATGTGCGGCAAGGCCTACGAGCCGGACCTCATCGTGGCCTGGCCCACCGCCGAGATCTCGGTCATGGGCCCCGAGGGCGGCACCAGTATCATCTTCCGCAAGGAGATCGCGGCCGCCGCTAATCCCGACGAGGAGCGCGCGCGGCGGGTCGAGGAGTTCCGCCAGCTCATCAACCCATACATCGCGGCGGGCGGCGCCTTCATCGATGACGTCATCGACCCCCGCGAGACGCGGCCCGTGATCATCAGGGCCCTCGAGATGGCCGCGACCAAGAAGGTGGAGCGGCCCTGGAAGAAGCACGGGGTCATGCCCGTATGA
- a CDS encoding iron-sulfur cluster assembly scaffold protein — protein sequence MQYSPTLIDHFRNPRNAGVMREPDGVGEEEFTECMDLARFYLRVRDGRVEEARFQAYGCGPTLAACSAGTEIAAGFTLEDLATVPPARIEAAVGGLPPERRHAALVVAGALRAAARDALARNGRR from the coding sequence GTGCAATACAGTCCGACCCTCATCGATCACTTCCGCAACCCGCGGAACGCGGGCGTCATGCGGGAGCCCGACGGGGTGGGCGAGGAGGAGTTCACGGAATGCATGGACCTGGCGCGCTTCTACCTGCGGGTGCGCGACGGCCGGGTGGAAGAAGCGCGGTTCCAGGCTTATGGATGCGGGCCGACGCTCGCCGCGTGTAGCGCCGGCACCGAAATAGCCGCGGGTTTCACCCTTGAAGATCTCGCCACGGTGCCGCCGGCGCGGATCGAGGCCGCCGTGGGAGGACTGCCGCCCGAGCGGCGCCACGCCGCCCTGGTGGTGGCGGGGGCCCTGCGCGCGGCGGCACGCGATGCCCTGGCCCGGAACGGCCGGAGATAG
- a CDS encoding cysteine desulfurase family protein: MNRRVYLDHNASTPVHPEVLQAMLPYFSERFGNPSSVHGFGREARDGMEAGREQIAAFLKVSKDEIVITSGGTESDNLGIKGVAAARRSGHIITSQIEHHAVLRTVQALEQDGFTATYLPVDGHGMVSPADVRAALRPDTIVVSLMGANSEVGTLQPIREIGRITREAGVPLHVDGVQIFGKVPIDVDAFGIDLLSFSGHKIYGPKGVAGLYIRKGTKMASIQHGGEHERRRRAGTENVAGIVGLGKAVEIRAREMAEEAVRLTALRDRLWDGVRGRVEEVRLNGHPTERLPGTCNLCFRNVESESIVLGLDLKGIGVSAGSACTSGNVEPSYVLVAMGIPLDWAMGSVRSSLGHATSAEDIDYVIESVVPLVAKLRTQSPVGAGRP, translated from the coding sequence ATGAATCGCCGAGTCTATCTCGATCACAACGCATCCACGCCGGTGCATCCCGAGGTGCTCCAGGCCATGCTGCCCTATTTCAGCGAGCGCTTCGGCAATCCCTCGAGCGTCCACGGCTTCGGCCGCGAGGCCCGCGACGGCATGGAGGCGGGCCGCGAGCAGATCGCCGCCTTCCTCAAGGTGTCGAAGGACGAGATCGTCATCACCTCGGGCGGCACGGAGTCCGACAACCTGGGCATCAAGGGCGTGGCCGCCGCGCGGCGGTCGGGCCACATCATCACTTCGCAGATCGAGCATCATGCGGTCCTGCGCACGGTGCAGGCCCTCGAGCAGGACGGATTCACCGCCACCTATCTGCCCGTGGATGGCCACGGCATGGTCAGCCCCGCTGATGTCCGCGCGGCGCTGCGGCCGGACACCATCGTGGTGTCCCTCATGGGCGCGAACTCGGAGGTCGGTACTCTCCAGCCCATCCGCGAGATCGGACGCATCACCCGTGAGGCAGGGGTGCCCCTGCACGTGGACGGCGTCCAGATCTTCGGCAAGGTGCCCATCGACGTGGATGCCTTCGGGATCGACCTGCTGTCCTTCTCGGGACATAAGATCTATGGACCCAAGGGAGTGGCGGGGCTCTACATCCGGAAAGGCACCAAGATGGCCTCCATCCAGCACGGGGGCGAGCACGAGCGCCGGCGCCGCGCGGGCACCGAGAACGTCGCGGGCATCGTCGGCCTCGGCAAGGCCGTGGAGATCCGCGCCCGCGAGATGGCGGAGGAGGCGGTGCGCCTGACCGCGCTCCGCGACCGCTTGTGGGACGGCGTGCGGGGGCGCGTGGAAGAGGTGCGCCTGAACGGACATCCCACCGAGCGGTTGCCGGGCACGTGCAATCTGTGCTTCCGCAATGTCGAGTCGGAGTCCATCGTGCTCGGCCTCGACCTCAAGGGGATCGGCGTCTCCGCGGGCTCCGCCTGCACCTCGGGCAATGTCGAGCCCTCCTACGTGCTCGTGGCCATGGGCATCCCGCTCGACTGGGCCATGGGCTCGGTGCGCTCGTCGCTGGGCCACGCCACCTCGGCCGAGGACATCGACTACGTGATCGAGTCCGTCGTCCCCCTCGTGGCCAAGCTCCGCACCCAGTCGCCCGTCGGGGCCGGCCGCCCCTAG